From the Xenopus laevis strain J_2021 chromosome 7L, Xenopus_laevis_v10.1, whole genome shotgun sequence genome, the window CGGTGTAGTACATGCAGTCACATTTCACTTGGTCTATGGGCCCCACGCAGCACTTACTGATTCGCTTCAAGCAGCACCACCCGAATCCCATTCACTACACACTCCGTGTTCATGGGCAAAGTGTTGATGAATTCCGACTCCACACGCAGCTTGTTCTGCACAAGGTTCCCTGTGATCTGACAAAGACACCATAACAAGTCAATGTTTTTACCTAAATCTATAATGTAACGAGATAGGTACCCCCCCCCATAAATCAGGGACTTATAACTTACTGCTTTCTAGTTCTTGTTATACTACAACTCCCTTCCCATCTTTGCTTATGGAAGTGTGGGAGCTGCAGTCCAACAGCAGTAAATATTTAGCAGGTTCTTTGTAACAAACAATAGTTTTTCCTAGGGGCTCCTGACACAAACTAAAATCTTTTTCACTTTAGCCCACAGCCAGACTGTCCCCACTCCTTATGGAGAAATACTGCTTTATTACTTACCTTGCTGCAGTAGATTGGGAAGCGGAATTTCTTGGTCAGTCCTCCATAGTGATCAGAGTGGAAGTGAGTGAGGAAATAGGCAGAGCAGCCCTCTATCTGTCCATATTGGAAAGCATCCACGGCAAAGCCAGTCCCTAGAAGACAAAATAAGACTCAGACTAACGCCGGAAAGGTGACCCTGCGCAGATTAAAGCAGAGACTGCAGAGATTCCGGCACATTCCTACACAGCACATTCCCAGAAGTCCCCAAAGGAGATACACGTAACGTGGGACAGCAGAGATTTCAGCACAGCAcattccccataaggtttctgtataagggggggggggatgtttTAAAAGAGACCTACAACTAGAGAGGGGCTACAGACATCTTTAACACCAGTGTATcccattaaagaggttgttcacacagtttagtatgaggtagagagggatattctgagacaatgtgcaattggttttcattttttaatatatttggttttgccattatttagctttttattcagcagctctccagtctgcaacttcagttatctggttgctatggttccaattaccctagcaaccataccttgatttgaatatgactaggagagggactgaatagatgagtaataaaaagtagcaatagcaatgcaTTTGTGGCctttggagcatttgtttttaagatggggtcagtgacccccattttagaAGTTCTATAACATTCTCAATGTTAACTTAAtagtgaaccacccatttaaagccAGGCATCCCTTTATGTAGCTGAaacattattatgcattttacatttaaaaaaaaaaaaaaaaaaaaagtagtgacCTACCTGGAATTTTCTTGTAGAAGGGGCACTGCTTCTTTCCTTTGCCCTCACCCCCAGTTGAGAATTGCCTGGGGCGTTTCCATCCTCCTCTCTGGTTCCCAGTTGCCCCCTCTGGTTCTGTGTTGGTATGATCCGCAAGAGGGTCTTTGTCTCCCAGGGACCCCTGGCCTTTCCTCTTTCTCTGCCCAGGCTTACTTTCGGATGGAAGAGCCACATCATGCTGGTTCTGGGGCTTAGGGGGTACTTTAGTCTTGGGGTCCTCTTTGGCCTTAGGTTTGAGCCCAAAAAACACACCAATGTCCATCTGTTTCATCCCCTTTGAGTTTGCACATGATTGCACAGTTTTTGATGGCATTGCTGGAATCTTTTGGCTCAATGTTAACACCAGTTTGTCCTTATGTGACCCCAAACTTAGCGCTGGTTCTGGCTCTGAGACTTGGGCTCTTTGAGAGATAATAGAGCAGCTTTCTCTCCTACCTGCTTCCACCACAGGAATACTTTCTCCCTTCCACCGAGTTGAATTCCCAAACCTTGGAGCACGTTCACCAAACAAATCTGGCTGAGTCTGATATGTGTCCCATTCCCCAATCTCTGGGGCAGGTGAGCTGCATTCAGACCAATTAGCATAATCAGGTATGTGATCAGAttgctgctgattggctgcacaCTGGGAGGTGCTACTTGCACTAATATGGTTCCTATGATCAGCACCAGGGTTAAACAATCTCAGATCCTGCTGAGAGATATTAGAATATTTCAGTGGTGGAATCATTCCGTTCTCTTGGGGACCGTGAGACTGATTTGTAACCTGTTGTCTTTTATCTGCTGTCCCACAATGCTCTTCCTCAGAGGATTCGCTGGGAAACAGTTTCTTTATAGGATCCTCATCACTATCCAGCTCTTCATTAAATATAAGTGGGGAATAGGAGATTCCATATTCCCCCAAATCTGCAGGTTGTTGGGCCGACTGTGGGTTATTGGCAGTGGAATCGGCACAACCAGGGTGAGGGTTACTAAGGATTTCTTGGGAGGGTTTCTCATTTTTGGATGGGGAGGATAACCAGGCATGGAGGGAGCTCTGTTTCACTGAACCCTGAGAACTCGCAGGAGACTTGTCTTTTTTGGGTGTCTGGCTTAATGTCTTCGGgctgttttgtctgtttttgttaATGTTTTCACTTATCTTTACCCAGGATATTGGACTTTGTGAGAGATTTAATTTAACAGGCTGGTGACCGGCAGATCCGGGGGTGTTCAGCAACGAAAAGACAGAATCGTTCACTGCCCTACTCTGAGC encodes:
- the dclre1a.L gene encoding uncharacterized protein LOC733261 (The RefSeq protein has 14 substitutions compared to this genomic sequence); this translates as MSDNELFEKDIWEYKSKQKVKQPSNKGTRSADRGKAKQKAAQKPRSSLGARTQPPSRNVSQTSTIRAKRELAQEDGEKPVSQREQPTPTLTPPNKNQSPPKSPRSRHDGYCPSCQMPFSLLLVQSPRWHVSECLDAAGATAKECPDGVMCSSAIPSHYKIYSHFQLAQSRAVNDSVFSLLNTPGSAGHQPVKLNLSQSPISWVKISENINKNRQNSPKTLSQTPKKDKSPASSQGSVKQSSLHAWLSSPSKNEKPSQEILSNPHPGCADSTANNPQSAQQPADLGEYGISYSPLIFNEELDSDEDPIKKLFPSESSEEEHCGTADKRQQVTNQSHGLQENGMIPPLKYSNISQQDLRLFNPGADHSNHISASSSSQCAANQQQSDHIPDYANWSECSSPAPEIGEWDTYQTQPELFGECAPRFGNSTRLKRESIPVAEAGRRESCSIISQRSKVSEPEPALSLGSHKDKGVLTLSQKIPAMPSKTVPSCANSKGMKQMDIGVFFGLKPKAKEDPKTKVPPKPQNQHDVALPSESKPGQRKRKGQGSLGDKDPLADHTNTEPEGATGNQRGGWKRPRQFSTGGEGKGKKQCPFYKKIPGTGFAVDAFQYGQIEGCSAYFLTHFHSDHYGGLTKKFRFPIYCSKITGNLVQNKLRVESEFINTLPMNTECVVNGIRVVLLEANHCPGAVLLLFRLPNGTSVLHTGDFRADRSMESYPALIGQRVHTLYLDTTYCSPEYTFPPQQETIQFAVNIAFETVTLYPRTLVVCGTYSVGKEKVFLAIADVLGCKVCMSQDKYKTMQCLESEDIRSLVTTDWHSTALHVLPMMQVNFKGLNVHLGKFPGKYDRVLAFKPTGWTYSDSSVLVADIKPEIRGKVTVYGIPYSEHSSYSELKRFVQWLKPQKIIPTVNVGNYNSRSAMEKYFREWLSDAAQKK
- the dclre1a.L gene encoding uncharacterized protein LOC733261 isoform X1; the protein is MERQEGRSKMSDNELFEKDIWEYKSKQKVKQPSNKGTRSADRGKAKQKAAQKPRSSLGARTQPPSRNVSQTSTIRAKRQLAQEDGEKPVSQREQPTPTLTPPNKNQSPPKSPRSRHDGYCPSCQMPFSLLLVQSPRWHVSECLDAAGATAKECPDGVMCSSAIPSHYKIYSHFQLAQSRAVNDSVFSLLNTPGSAGHQPVKLNLSQSPISWVKISENINKNRQNSPKTLSQTPKKDKSPASSQGSVKQSSLHAWLSSPSKNEKPSQEILSNPHPGCADSTANNPQSAQQPADLGEYGISYSPLIFNEELDSDEDPIKKLFPSESSEEEHCGTADKRQQVTNQSHGPQENGMIPPLKYSNISQQDLRLFNPGADHRNHISASSTSQCAANQQQSDHIPDYANWSECSSPAPEIGEWDTYQTQPDLFGERAPRFGNSTRWKGESIPVVEAGRRESCSIISQRAQVSEPEPALSLGSHKDKLVLTLSQKIPAMPSKTVQSCANSKGMKQMDIGVFFGLKPKAKEDPKTKVPPKPQNQHDVALPSESKPGQRKRKGQGSLGDKDPLADHTNTEPEGATGNQRGGWKRPRQFSTGGEGKGKKQCPFYKKIPGTGFAVDAFQYGQIEGCSAYFLTHFHSDHYGGLTKKFRFPIYCSKITGNLVQNKLRVESEFINTLPMNTECVVNGIRVVLLEANHCPGAVLLLFRLPNGTSVLHTGDFRADRSMESYPALIGQRVHTLYLDTTYCSPEYTFPPQQETIQFAVNIAFEMVTLYPRTLVVCGTYSVGKEKVFLAIADVLGCKVCMSQDKYKTMQCLESEDIRSLVTTDWHSTALHVLPMMQVNFKGLNVHLGKFPGKYDRVLAFKPTGWTYSDSSVLVADIKPEIRGKVTVYGIPYSEHSSYSELKRFVQWLKPQKIIPTVNVGNYNSRSAMEKYFREWLSDAAQKK